One Cupriavidus pauculus genomic window, GGCCATGTCCTGCAGTTCGCAGTTGCCGTTGGTCGGGCAGGTCAGGCAGTCAAGCGGGTGGTCGGAGATATAGAGCTCCATCACGCCGCGGCGCAGGTCGCCGAGCTTGTCGCTCTGCGTGCGCACCTTCATGCCCGCTTCCACCGGCGTCGTGCACGAGGCCGGATAGCCACGGCGGCCTTCGATTTCCACGAGGCACAGACGGCAGGAGCCGAACGACTTGAGCGAGTCCGTCGCGCACAGCTTGGGCACGGCGATCCCGGCTTCCATGGAAGCGCGCATCACCGAGGTGCCGGCCGGCACGGTCACGTTCACGCCGTCGATCTCCAGCGTGACCTGCGTCTCCGATTCGCTGGCCGGGGTACCGTAATCCAGTTCGTTTCGAGCGTTCAAGGGATGTCTCCCGATCTTGTGTTTTGTGGGATGGGCGCGAAGGATGGCGGCCTACGCCGCGCGCGCGGGCTTCGGCGACAGGCCGAAGTCCTCCGGGAATTCGTTCAGGGCGGACAGCACCGGGTATGGCGTCATGCCGCCCATCGCGCAGAGCGAGCCGTTGAGCATCGTGTCGCACAGGTCGCGTACCAGCGCCACGTGCTTCACGGGCTGATCGCCGGCCATGATGCGATCCATCACCTCGACACCGCGCGTCGAGCCGATCCGGCACGGCGTGCACTTGCCGCACGATTCGATCGCGCAGAACTCCATCGCATAGCGCGCCTGCTTCGCCATATCGACGGTCTCGTCGAACACGACGATGCCGCCGTGGCCCACCACCGCGCCGAACGCCGCATACGCTTCATAGTCGAGCGGGACGTCGAAGCGCGACTCGGGCAGATAGGCACCGAGCGGGCCGCCCACCTGTACCGCGCGAATCGCCCGGCCCGAGCGCGTGCCGCCGCCGTAATCGACGAGCAGTTCGCGCAGCGTGATGCCGAACGCCTTCTCGACGAGGCCACCCTGGAGGATGTTGCCGGCAAGCTGGAACGGCAGCGTGCCACGCGAGCGGCCCATGCCGAAGTCCTTGTAGTACGCCGCGCCGCGCGAGAGGATGATCGGCACCGTTGCAAGCGAGATCACGTTGTTGATCACGGTCGGCTGGCCGAACAGCCCTTCGATCGCGGGCAGCGGCGGCTTGGCGCGCACCACGCCGCGCTTGCCTTCGAGGCTTTCCAGCAGCGCGGTTTCCTCGCCGCAGACATAGGCGCCCGCGCCCTTGCGCACTTCGAGATGGAAGCGGCGGCCGCTGCCACGGATATCGTCGCCGAGCCAGCCTGCGGCAGTGGCGACGCGAATCGCTTCCTCGGTGGCGGCGATCGCGTGCGGGTACTCCGAACGCGTGTAGATGTAACCCTGCTCCGCGCCGACGGCCAGGCCCGCGATAGTCATGCCCTCGATCAGCATGAACGGATCATCTTCCATGACCATGCGGTCGGAGAACGTGCCCGAGTCGCCCTCGTCGGCATTGCAGACGATGTACTTGACCGGCGATTGCGCGGCCAGCACGGTCTTCCACTTGATGCCCGTGGGGAACGCGGCGCCGCCACGTCCGCGCAGGCCGGAGTCGAGCACCTCCTGCACGATCTGCGCGGGCTGCAGCGTCAGCGCGCGCGTCAGGCCCGCATAGCCTTCGTGCGCGATGTAGTCGTCGAGCGACACCGGATCGGTAATGCCGACGCGCGCGAAAGTCAGGCGCTCCTGCTTCTTCAGGAACGGATGGTCATCGACCACGCCGATCGACAGTGCGTGCGTGGCGCCCTGCAACAGGCCCGCATCGAACAGTGCGGGCACGTCGTCCGCCGAGACCGGGCCATAGCCGATACGGCCGGCATCGGTCTTCACCTCGACGAGCGGCTCGAGCCAGAACATCCCGCGCGAGCCGTTGCGCACGATCCGGACGTCGGCACCG contains:
- a CDS encoding formate dehydrogenase beta subunit, encoding MSTTIFVPRDSTALALGADEVAEAIAREASTRGADVRIVRNGSRGMFWLEPLVEVKTDAGRIGYGPVSADDVPALFDAGLLQGATHALSIGVVDDHPFLKKQERLTFARVGITDPVSLDDYIAHEGYAGLTRALTLQPAQIVQEVLDSGLRGRGGAAFPTGIKWKTVLAAQSPVKYIVCNADEGDSGTFSDRMVMEDDPFMLIEGMTIAGLAVGAEQGYIYTRSEYPHAIAATEEAIRVATAAGWLGDDIRGSGRRFHLEVRKGAGAYVCGEETALLESLEGKRGVVRAKPPLPAIEGLFGQPTVINNVISLATVPIILSRGAAYYKDFGMGRSRGTLPFQLAGNILQGGLVEKAFGITLRELLVDYGGGTRSGRAIRAVQVGGPLGAYLPESRFDVPLDYEAYAAFGAVVGHGGIVVFDETVDMAKQARYAMEFCAIESCGKCTPCRIGSTRGVEVMDRIMAGDQPVKHVALVRDLCDTMLNGSLCAMGGMTPYPVLSALNEFPEDFGLSPKPARAA